Genomic segment of Arctopsyche grandis isolate Sample6627 chromosome 3, ASM5162203v2, whole genome shotgun sequence:
aataaatgtggaattatacttgtagccccaaagtggtttaaaccaagtacataccggtatattcatacatcggtagatctttgtttcttaatgtgtgtagaaacaccctccccccccccccctccacgataaatgtggaattacacttgtagccccaaagtggcttaaaccaagtacgtaccggtatattcatacatcggtagatctctttgtttcataatgtgtgatgaaacagtggtgatttaaaataaatcacaagacttgtagccccaaagtggattaaatcaagtacataccggtatattcatacatcggtagatctctttgtttcataatgtgtgatgaaacagtggtgatttaaaataaatcacaagacttgtagccccaaagtggtttaaatcaagcacccaccaatttagggttgttatttcttccaaaatatgttggatagattctggtgataatagttaaagtagaatattaagattcacggttaatcattgaatattattaccttatctctacgaatagttcaattgacagctatagtagagaataactgtatttatgagacgaaatagtgcaactttctgaaacaaatgtcaagtgctgaaaacgaggaaatagaagcttcgacttcccagtcgcataaaggtcgaaatccaactagggacgtagaacctattagagacaggtcaagctctagaatacatcagactcgaagtcagactcaatcgatagaaatattagcgaaggaaaataaactagaagttataatgacgtcaatagaattaaggtattcaggcgcggtacaaagactaaaaggaaaaatagataaatcctccgaattagatgaaggacagtatcaaaccattaaagaagcatacgattatgtccgaaaactccattacgagtatttagataaccttacagacataccgaaagcggccaaaatagacgaagagtacgatgcaattacaataacagttaaaaatcttaaagcagcattagattgccaatcctttcaagatagtaaactaaaggtagagcaagcaacaattaaatttgctagagataagttaccgacgttaaccattcccacatttcagggagatccatctgaatggcaatcgtttcaacaagcttttaagaatataataggaaacaaaacggaatattcgaatgtcacgaaattgcaatatttgcatcaatccttaatcggtcccgctttggcagctgtatcaggtttagatattagctcagacaattacgaaatagcttggagtattttagacaagcaatataatttaccaagacttaatctcaaaactaggattaattcactttgtgacttaaaattaatcacaagagaatcacatatcgaattgagaaatctattgaatcaggtaacagtgtgtattaaaaacattgaatcgttgggttacgcgagagaaattttagatccatgggtaacatgtttagttctaaggaaattaccttttaatctagtaagagactgggaaatatcgctggttagcagagaaatgccaccatatgaaagtttagagacattcttgcagaatagatgtaatgtattacaatctactgcatctgtaactacggtgaaggaattccctcatagtcgtcaaagaatcatgagaactcatgtcgcgaacaaaaacccatcaagtaaggtaaacgcatgcgcattctgtcgaaataatcatttcataggcaaatgtgataaattcaaagcaaaatccagtttggaaagaaatgaattcgttaaatctaataacatgtgttttaaatgtttaaattcatcgcataagataacaaattgcaagtctaactataattgcttaaggtgcaaacaaaaccatcatactttgttgcatcaggacgatacatttagttcaaataatacgggaaggaagtcaattaatgctcattctactcatttctctcaaagggagataattttacccacggtacaagtagacattataacgtccaatggaacggtcgttaagggtcgcacattattagattccggctcacaagtcaactatgttaccacatctttcgctaagaagaataacttcaaattagagaaaatctctcaaaaaattgtaggtatcgctaatcaagaaagtagcattcgtcacatcaccaaggtgaccataaggtcttcaaccactaattactcaaccaaagtgttgtgtttggtattaccagaaattactggcgaaattccaactgtgaaactggatcaacagttaatttcaataccagcgggaatcaagttatcagatcccctttggaataaaccgacgccaatcgatttattgctcggcgccgagatttgcgttcatgctatgaaagcaggaaccatccagttaggaaaaggtatgcctatcttaaaggataccgaattcggatggacaatagttggtccatatcccgaagtaaataatgctccagggaagagccacataggcttaagtcaattagacagtcacattcaaaacttttggatgatagaccaggttcctatggtaaaacatcaatctcttgaggagaaaagatgtgaggaacatttccaagcacacacatcacgagataaaaacggtagattttgtgtagctttaccatataaaaattccccggtagtattaggaagttcattgcacattgcggagaaaagacacaaaactttggaaagacgttttttagccaataataatttaaaaatggaatacaataaagttttagaagagtacataaatttaggacatatgtcagagtgtgaacctccggaggcacatgaggttcattgttatttacctcatcacgtcgtggttaaggagtctagccttaccactaaatatcgtgtagtttttgatgcgtccgcgaagacaacgtccaatatctcactaaataatattttgatggtgggacctagtgtccaatcagattggttaaatttatttttattaaaacttattgaactcattcctcagacaatcttcaaaaaatggaaggattgtcaattatccaatacagtcatgaaactttataaaattcctagattgataatactaaataatgccattaatatacaggcacacggattttgtgacgcatccgagaaagcttatggtgcttgtatttatgtaaaatgtactgatcaattgggaaattccaaatgtcatcttgtgtgttctcgttcgagagtcgctccgctcagttttgtaactattccgcgtttagagctgtgctccgctatgttattatcaaagttaatgaagtcaacaatagaccaattaacaattcatattaatgaaaaatattattggacggattcaaccgtcgcattgcattggattaggggagagtcatgtaaatggactaccttcgttgccaatcgagtggccgaaatccaatcaatatctcaacccattgagtggtaccatgtctcctctacagacaatccagcagatttaatttctcgagggactcaaccatcagaattaaatcataattcgttatggtgggacggccctagttggttgaaattagatgaatcacgatggcctcgaagacctcctgagatcacaatagatcttccagagagaagggtagtcactaacgctacccttgtgagggaaaataattggatagataaatattctcatcttccaagactccttcgagttttatcatatgttcgtcggccactaaggaataaacaattaaacgttaaagaaaataacgaaccgtccgctttagaattaaaagatgctttaaataatttgattaggttatcgcaaatggaatcatttccattggaatatcatttgcggagcaagggacatccaattcccagtagcagtaaattagctaaattgtcccctctattccatgagaatttaatttgtgttggaagtagacttcctctgggaacaactctatcaacgtcacccattatcttgtcaaataagcataaacttacacacatgattgtccgagatgcacacttgaaatatattcacttgggtactcaagccttactgtcgttattgcggcagacctattggccattggccggacataatactgtcaaaggagtggtgcgttcatgtgtcatttgtttcagaaataaaccactgtcacacaatagattaatgggattactcccgctcgaACGTACCACTGCTAATTTTCccttcagtcatgtggggatagacttcgcaggaccttttcctgtgaagagtggttgcaataagaattctaagataattaagggttacgtttgtgtctttgtgtgtttttccagtaaggcagttcacttggaacttgtcggagacttaacgagttcaaatttcttaaattgtttaagaagattcgtagccagacgtggcaggcccaatacgatatattccgacaatgctactaattttgtcggtgcaagtcgtgaactcgttaatttagtaaaattaatttacgaacgtcctcatgaggagaagctactacggtatgtagcctccgaagggattcgttggaagtttaacccgccaagggcgcctcacatgggagggctgtgggaagcagcggttaaatccatgaaaattcatttaaacaaggtgttaaaggccaccaccttaaatttcgaatcattttgtacggtattgactcaaatagaagcttgcatgaattcccgtcctcttagtcccttgtcatccgatccactagaccttttacccctcacacctggacatttcttaattggcagatccttactcgctcttccaatggaggttaaatataacactaatgtccatgccaatctgcttcagatacaattgaccacagcagcattttggaaacgttggtcggcggaatatttacattctttgcagttacgacacaaatggaagaaggactcgagcaacaatctgagtgtgggtcaaatggtcctgttaaaggaggaacacatgctgccaacccgatgggtcttgggtcgagtcactaaattgtatcccggaccagatggcagagttcgagtcgtcgacgtctttactgccagcggagagtttcgtcggtccagtcatctagtggcgccattgccgattctaccacaaggaccacttgacaggaaggaagatcagcaagatggaggagaaacagcagcttcaattccgtcaacttcggtagcttagtttaacccgaagacactacccccaacgcatattacttattagatgtaatcatgagtttaaatcattcaatgttaatagtaatactccgtaattcactttaattgtgttgtgtgtataatttaagctattttcattttaacattcggcagtatatatctccgaatttaatctaatcattttgtctttataatataagacttgtctcatgtcatcactcggaaggattatatccgagtttaaaataaactgttcaaatttgacagttaaaattatattcatgatttgttaatgttagtctccaagccaaacttaatggagcatcttaaattatttcatgtctacttaattataacctgccgggagtcatccgcaggtcttatgtttcttgttatgaaaacataagttaactcttactgtttatagtatttatgtgaatcatagaataagtaaatattataatactgaacatttcgatgtttaacgtagagacatctataatcatagttcgccttcatttcctgcttgtaggaatgaatgaatgactttccaatttacttgtaatttagcaatgtttgtgttacttgttgatgaaatcaagttaacttaggagcattacactcactaatcaagtttagttgatcggtaatagctgatctgtattgacaactgtaatagtgtcaacattgtattgtctaagttaacatcaagatgaggaatgcttaagttaaaccatatacagtccactctctcttctttaaagtaaacttatcttgtaatgcttattcacagcttcaaaggagatttcaaaaattttaatgtaaatagaaataacattcaccagaggtatacctataagttgaaatattactgaaccaataaattgattttatcctcacactggatgaggcaaaggtttcattattcaccctctatttaattattttaagagctatgatttattgtaaacgactcgtcagtaatgctgtaactctgtagaataactgtattgttcaacagttttcctatgtgggactatgttccgacttttataatgacgtgtggcaaacagtcttattaactgattgtcgattggcattattgacgagttggaagTAGTGTGGACCCAAGCGGAAGAACGCTACGGTCGAGTAGTCAGCGAAAAGACGGCGTACGTAGAAGTTGTGTTCTCGTACgttccgctgaaccaccacgtgcagattttacatttcaataaactacatcaaaccattatcgaagtcttttccagcaactacgaaacgacaactgggataccaaactcagagcgctaaaagacggacataacggtttctggaaactgtcaaaaatcttcaGAAGCAACGGCAATAGGATCAAAGTTGGAGACAAGTTTGTCTACTCCACCGCCGATAAAGCGGAAGCCCTAGCTGACAGTCTCCAGGACCAATTTTCTCTCTCAAACTCTAACCTGCAAAGTGACTTTTGCCAAATGGTTAAAAGCTCCGTCAATAGCTACCTCGAAAACCCAGCCCCAGTACCCATTGTCGCCACTTCGCCGCTTGAAGTCCTAAACATCATCAAAACCATCGCCGCCAAAAAGGCCCCTGGCCCTGACGGAATTTCCAACAAAGCTCTAAAAGAACTCCCTCAAAAAGCCATCGCTGCACTCACAGCTATACTAAATGCCACCAACAGAATCTGCTACTTTCCGAGTCAATGGAAACTCGCCAATGTCATTCTCATCAGAAAACCCTACTCGAACCCCTCCCTCGCAACAAGCTACCGACCCATCAGCTTACTATCCTCGTGATAGACGGCTTCGACCGCAACATGTCTACTGGAGCAATCTTCCTATACATTTCCAAAGCCTTCGATAAAGTTTGGCACTCTGGCctcctttacaaaatgattgattgctgccaacatcaccccccactcaatACGATCTATCGCATCCTTCCTAAGAGAAAGGAAATTTCAGGTCAAACTCAAGGACCACATATCAACCCAGCGAGGCATCTCCGCTGGGGTACCCCAAGGCTCCATCCTCGGCCCCACGCTATACAACCTGTACCcacacgacatacccactcctacacataggtacacaaacatcgcacagtATGCCGACGACACTGCCATCTTAGCGAGCTCCGTCAGCCCCAAGGGAGTTTCGctcgccctccagaagtactcggaccaactggtagcgtggtacgataaatggctgatgaaaatcaacccggacaaaagtcaggcaatattcttctccagacgtaAATATCGGTGCAAACCAGCCATGCCAGTAATTATAAACGACcaaccagtcaactggaccaAGTCTACCCActacctgggggtaataatcgaccgcaGATTAACCTGAAAaccccacatcactaacgcggtgcgtagagctagggcagttgcgtcaaagctttacccactatgcaaaccaaacaacaaactctcgcttaaaaacaagtgcttgctgtataaatccatcattcgcccacaaatcacgtacgcgagccccgtgtgggctcacactaccatctccaaCAGATCCATACTCAGACTGCAGACAgtacaaaacaaattcttgcgtgccgcgggcaactacgactggtacacaagaaacactataattcacaatgacctaaacattgactaccttgacaaacacgtacacaaacttgtcgtaaactacttcaagtctctcggcaaggTAGACAATCCCTTAATAAATTCCCTCAGCAAGACTAAACTAATAATTAACcaaaggcccatcgacattctgaagatgggtataggctaaaattAGCATCCATTTAACTAACCACACTCAACCACCTCCAAACGGTCCATACccgttaaccacccactaacacactaaccccgacagtatcccacagatgttgcactaattttgcttagtgttccagatcgacaaacactccacaagcgagcagccgccagcccgcaccacaaacatcaccgagagtccgatcccatacaACTCGTTCGATAGATAGGTTAAGGGAGTGTCACTACCCTATAAACTATCGTTAAAACGCAGCCACAAAGAAGAAGTTGAAGCTCATTCTGAAGCGTTCTCTCGTATTGGCAGCGTCCCTTTGGATCACTGCGATACACGATGCCGCCCAAGACTAGTGGAAAGGCCGCCAAGAAATCTGGGGGCAAAGCCCAGAAGAACATCTCCAAGGGGGATGGAAAAAAGAAGAACAAGCGCAGGAGGAAGGAGAGCTACGCCATCTACATCTACAAGGTGTTGAAGCAGGTGCACCCCGACACCGGCATCTCGTCGAAGGCGATGAGCATCATGAACAGCTTCGTCAACGACATCTTCGAGCGCATCGCAGCCGAGGCTTCTCGTCTCGCCCACTACAACAAGCGCTCCACCATCACTTCTCGCGAAATCCAGACTGCAGTCCGTCTCCTGCTTCCAGGAGAGTTGGCCAAGCACGCCGTCTCTGAAGGCACCAAAGCCGTCACCAAGTACACCAGCTCCAAGTAGACGCCAACGTTCTAACGTTGAAGAACATCAAAAGGCCCTTTTCAGGGCCACCAATGctctttacaaataaaaatttggtttaaaatgaACAGTTTCATCATTTgcatattggtatttttatactGCACTCATTGGTGTAATATGGCGATTAACAGTCCCAACTACctccttttttatttgttttatttttacatgataATGCCACTCAGCTTAGTTTTTTCATTAAGTAGTTCCAAGTGCTGTTATCTTTTTTTAGGTGTACAACgtttttttgcagttttttaCCTGACTAATTTATACATTGTGGTCAACACGATAATTCAACTAAATAATAAAGGTGCGGAAGCGTGTTTTTTTCCAGGAAAGGGCAAATTACTAAGCAAAATTAAAGTGTGCGAAACAAACCAATGCCCTCAGCTTATGCACACATATACATGGACAAATTCCATTTCATATCATTGTAGATCAAGAAATGCTACTGATAGCGTGAATTTTCATCGATTTACATGCGTTTATTGTAATGtgatttcttcttcttctttgtggctgcgttttatcgatagtttatagggtagtgacactcccttaacctatctatcgaacgtgttgtatgggatcggactctATGT
This window contains:
- the LOC143909466 gene encoding histone H2B-like — encoded protein: MPPKTSGKAAKKSGGKAQKNISKGDGKKKNKRRRKESYAIYIYKVLKQVHPDTGISSKAMSIMNSFVNDIFERIAAEASRLAHYNKRSTITSREIQTAVRLLLPGELAKHAVSEGTKAVTKYTSSK